TAATCGGCGCGCGGTGCCTAGATCTTTTTTCCGGCAGTGGTGCGTTAGGGCTGGAGGCATTGTCCAGAGGAGCCGCCGAAGCGATACTGGTGGAATATAATCCATTGGTAGCCATGGCGTTACGTGGTCATCTTGAACGATTAAGAGTTGAACATGGGCAAGTCGTGCAAGCTAACGTCCTAGACTATCTATGTGGCATTTCCCGGCCTTTTGATCTCGTCTTTCTCGATCCGCCGTTTTATCAAGATTGGCTTTCCCGCTGCTGCCCACTCTTGAAAGAACACGGCTGGCTTGCTCCCAA
This portion of the Gammaproteobacteria bacterium genome encodes:
- the rsmD gene encoding Ribosomal RNA small subunit methyltransferase D — its product is MACRGRNQLRIIAGRWRGSILPFPDAQGLRPTPDRVRETLFNWLQGVVIGARCLDLFSGSGALGLEALSRGAAEAILVEYNPLVAMALRGHLERLRVEHGQVVQANVLDYLCGISRPFDLVFLDPPFYQDWLSRCCPLLKEHGWLAPNAKIYLETEAELSPLPLPTNWELIRTRRTGQVGYHLARQEPHA